One Rosa chinensis cultivar Old Blush chromosome 5, RchiOBHm-V2, whole genome shotgun sequence genomic region harbors:
- the LOC112166651 gene encoding uncharacterized protein LOC112166651 encodes MEESPYSSLGREEPEFSLRDWAAKARGISRVNTNSRRFSASYIRRFIEDTRSFSSNITISSTASSPGYALRDEIDPATYSFTTALKALQARSACNSWEALSPDGFALHSKWSCK; translated from the exons ATGGAAGAATCCCCATATAGTTCCCTGGGACGAGAGGAACCTGAGTTCAGCTTGAGAGATTGGGCTGCCAAGGCTAGAGGAATCAGCCGGGTAAACACAAATTCCAGAAGGTTCTCAGCATCCTACATTAGAAGATTTATAGAAGACACAAGGTCTTTCAGTTCAAACATTACCATCTCTAGCACTGCTTCTTCTCCTGGCTATGCCTTAAGAG ATGAAATTGACCCTGCAACTTACTCATTCACCACGGCCCTCAAAG CATTACAAGCAAGGTCTGCCTGCAATAGTTGGGAGGCTTTATCCCCAGATGGGTTTGCTTTACATTCAAAGTGGTCTTGCAAATGA